The following coding sequences lie in one Microcoleus sp. FACHB-672 genomic window:
- a CDS encoding glycoside hydrolase 100 family protein produces MEEEALKILVESLIEYEGRWIGTPAVCNPDVAHPVPGEVLNYDQVFIRDFVPVALLFLVKNDELPVKHHKHTEIPLSGNEIVRNFLEVTLELHQQARQRSFTGLALMPASFKVIVDNGQQHLEPDFGDRAIARVTPVDSSLWWILLVRAYCKAVGNQSLAHQEDFQEGVRLILELCFSDRFDMEPTLLVPDGACMIDRRLGIYGHPLEIQALFYASLRAASELLPDNETNEKVRQAVQLRLQALKERIRIDYWLDIKSLNDIYRFRVEQYGKEVLNKFNLYSDSIPYEWLSEWLEEKGGYFAGNLGPSQLDCRFFTLANLMTILCSLATKMQSQEIMELIYQQWDKLLAHMPIKICYPALEGRDWEILTGCDPKNKRWSYHNGGSWPVLTWMLAAAALKTGRYDVLKRLKEDLVVVGKRLLAEDWPEYYDGEDGRLIGKEARKFQSWTIAGFFLTQELIDKPEFLMLVNFGFDEDP; encoded by the coding sequence ATGGAAGAAGAGGCGTTAAAAATTCTTGTTGAGTCGCTGATCGAATATGAAGGTCGTTGGATTGGCACACCGGCTGTCTGCAATCCTGATGTAGCGCATCCTGTTCCTGGAGAGGTGCTAAATTACGACCAGGTTTTTATTCGTGATTTTGTTCCCGTTGCGCTGCTTTTTTTGGTAAAAAATGATGAGCTGCCGGTTAAACATCATAAACATACAGAGATTCCACTCAGCGGCAATGAAATTGTTCGCAATTTTCTGGAAGTAACTTTAGAGTTGCATCAGCAAGCCAGACAAAGAAGTTTTACGGGTCTAGCTTTGATGCCGGCCAGTTTTAAGGTAATTGTTGACAACGGACAGCAACATTTAGAACCAGATTTTGGCGATCGGGCGATTGCTAGGGTAACGCCGGTTGATTCTAGCTTGTGGTGGATTCTTTTGGTGCGGGCTTATTGTAAGGCGGTTGGAAATCAATCTCTGGCACATCAAGAGGATTTTCAAGAAGGCGTGCGATTAATTCTGGAACTGTGTTTTTCTGATCGGTTTGATATGGAACCGACGCTGCTTGTTCCAGATGGTGCCTGTATGATTGATCGCCGGCTGGGAATTTATGGGCATCCGCTAGAAATTCAAGCTTTATTTTACGCCTCTTTGCGAGCAGCTTCTGAACTGTTGCCCGATAATGAAACCAATGAAAAAGTGAGGCAGGCGGTTCAGTTACGCTTGCAAGCGCTCAAAGAACGAATTCGGATCGATTATTGGTTAGATATTAAGAGTTTGAATGATATCTATCGCTTCAGAGTCGAGCAATATGGGAAAGAAGTGCTTAATAAATTCAATCTTTATTCAGATTCGATTCCCTATGAGTGGTTGAGTGAGTGGTTGGAAGAAAAAGGGGGATATTTTGCCGGCAACCTCGGCCCTTCGCAGTTAGATTGTCGTTTCTTTACGCTGGCAAATTTGATGACGATTCTGTGTTCTCTGGCAACGAAGATGCAGTCGCAAGAGATTATGGAACTCATCTATCAGCAATGGGATAAACTGCTTGCCCATATGCCGATAAAAATTTGTTATCCGGCTTTGGAAGGTCGAGATTGGGAAATTTTAACCGGCTGCGATCCGAAGAATAAACGCTGGTCTTACCACAATGGGGGAAGTTGGCCGGTTTTAACTTGGATGTTGGCGGCGGCTGCTTTGAAAACCGGCAGATACGATGTGTTAAAAAGATTGAAAGAAGACCTTGTGGTTGTCGGTAAGCGTTTGTTAGCCGAAGATTGGCCAGAATATTATGATGGTGAGGATGGCCGGCTCATTGGAAAAGAAGCAAGAAAATTCCAAAGTTGGACAATTGCTGGTTTCTTTTTGACACAAGAGTTAATTGACAAACCAGAATTTTTAATGCTAGTCAATTTTGGGTTTGATGAAGATCCTTAA
- a CDS encoding DUF1802 family protein, producing the protein MTVQIIKGIQLPAFDVEMLSLGKLIAVPFRQYIPDNQEFWLYPSQKLPDNLSLEEYYQPEYLTQARSSFAQYEKHPIQLKTWARCEFQWRINPDQKHLLPNIAKSTVWNLTALEHIFEQYKVLKLLILRVYRLSNPCTVNIPTEPGHFYWPNQSEDIITMGSESDTPIVSEVSFNKRKALLLAGEDVPDSGLEALQAQVEQMSLSNPAAKALDQEIKIFLGWSEASPKAQPDPNLAWIDTIAQLGNRSKEEDVGKSNYQAGTDFEIAVRDSLEFIGFTIDHAHKGGAGGLDLFCSKPYALVGECKAGKKIPNDTAVQLLNLGTLRLNDKKLLEQTAKLIIGPGEPTPQLEDAAKVHNMAIINPETLEKLVKLQSKYPGSVDLFKLKEYLKPGKSDSEVEKYIQQVSQQIKLRVYLVKFVKDYLEKSQAQKVVFNQLHGGYVYSTPPEPLLNREQLHEVLIELSSPLTGYLGREEANDWQNDCFYFLREMPADE; encoded by the coding sequence ATGACAGTTCAGATTATTAAGGGGATTCAACTGCCGGCTTTTGATGTGGAAATGCTGAGTTTAGGCAAGCTGATTGCTGTGCCATTCAGACAGTATATTCCAGACAATCAGGAATTCTGGCTTTATCCCAGTCAAAAGCTTCCCGATAATCTCAGTCTCGAAGAATACTACCAACCTGAATATTTAACTCAGGCGAGAAGTTCATTTGCCCAATATGAAAAGCATCCCATCCAGCTTAAAACCTGGGCGCGTTGTGAATTTCAATGGCGGATTAATCCAGACCAAAAGCATCTTTTACCTAACATTGCCAAGTCAACTGTTTGGAATTTAACTGCTTTAGAACATATCTTTGAGCAGTACAAGGTTCTAAAACTTTTGATTTTGCGCGTTTATCGCTTATCGAATCCTTGCACTGTTAATATTCCAACAGAACCCGGACATTTCTACTGGCCTAATCAGTCAGAAGATATTATAACGATGGGCAGTGAGAGCGATACCCCTATCGTTTCAGAGGTTAGTTTTAATAAACGGAAAGCGCTTTTATTAGCAGGAGAAGACGTTCCCGATAGCGGTTTAGAGGCTTTACAGGCTCAAGTAGAGCAGATGTCTCTGAGTAATCCAGCAGCCAAAGCACTTGATCAAGAAATCAAAATCTTTTTGGGTTGGTCTGAAGCTTCGCCAAAAGCGCAACCAGATCCGAATTTAGCTTGGATAGATACCATTGCCCAATTAGGTAATCGCAGTAAAGAAGAAGATGTGGGCAAGAGTAACTATCAAGCCGGCACAGACTTTGAAATTGCTGTGCGTGATAGCCTAGAATTTATAGGATTCACGATTGATCACGCTCATAAAGGTGGTGCCGGCGGCTTAGATTTATTCTGCTCAAAACCCTATGCCTTAGTTGGCGAGTGTAAAGCCGGCAAAAAGATTCCTAATGATACAGCGGTGCAACTGCTGAATTTGGGAACGCTACGCCTAAACGACAAAAAACTACTTGAGCAAACAGCAAAATTAATTATCGGCCCTGGTGAGCCGACTCCACAACTCGAAGACGCCGCAAAGGTGCATAATATGGCAATTATTAACCCGGAAACACTAGAAAAGTTAGTAAAACTTCAAAGTAAATATCCCGGTTCAGTGGATTTGTTTAAGCTAAAAGAATATCTCAAACCAGGCAAATCTGATAGTGAAGTTGAAAAATACATTCAGCAGGTTTCCCAACAAATTAAACTTCGAGTGTACCTCGTTAAATTTGTAAAAGATTACTTGGAAAAAAGCCAAGCTCAAAAAGTTGTGTTTAATCAACTTCACGGAGGATATGTATACTCAACTCCACCTGAGCCTCTGTTAAATCGAGAACAATTGCACGAAGTTCTCATCGAGCTTTCTTCACCCTTAACCGGCTATTTAGGACGCGAAGAAGCAAATGATTGGCAAAATGATTGCTTTTACTTCTTGCGAGAAATGCCGGCAGATGAATGA
- a CDS encoding PhzF family phenazine biosynthesis protein produces the protein MEKTLIQVDAFTNKRFSGNPAAVCVLNEPADEKWMQNVAAEMNLSETAFLYPQEEGYNLRWFTPAVEVDLCGHATLASAHVLWELQYLDAAAQAKFYTRSGLLTAERQGNWIELNFPKNAPESASAPPLLEQALGVKLKYVGKNKFDYLVEVDSEEELRQMQPDFVLLKTLPVRGIIATCISASHEYDFVSRFFAPAAGINEDPVTGSAHCCLAPFWSQRLHKNEFVAYQASARGGVVRVRLAGERVYLGGQAVTVLRGELT, from the coding sequence ATGGAAAAAACACTGATTCAGGTGGATGCATTTACTAATAAACGGTTTTCCGGTAATCCAGCAGCGGTTTGTGTTTTAAATGAGCCGGCAGATGAAAAGTGGATGCAGAATGTTGCCGCAGAAATGAATTTGTCAGAAACCGCATTTTTATATCCCCAAGAAGAGGGTTATAATTTGCGCTGGTTTACGCCGGCAGTCGAAGTCGATTTATGCGGACACGCAACACTGGCGAGTGCTCATGTGTTGTGGGAATTGCAGTATTTAGATGCAGCAGCACAGGCAAAATTTTACACTCGCAGCGGTTTGCTGACAGCGGAACGCCAGGGAAATTGGATTGAATTGAATTTTCCCAAAAACGCGCCTGAATCGGCATCTGCGCCGCCGCTTTTAGAGCAAGCGTTAGGCGTTAAGCTGAAGTATGTTGGGAAGAATAAATTTGATTATTTGGTTGAGGTTGATTCTGAAGAAGAGCTGCGGCAAATGCAGCCAGATTTTGTATTATTAAAAACTCTGCCGGTGCGCGGCATCATTGCTACCTGTATATCCGCATCCCATGAGTATGATTTTGTCTCACGCTTTTTTGCACCGGCAGCCGGAATTAATGAAGATCCGGTGACGGGTTCTGCACATTGCTGCCTCGCACCTTTTTGGAGCCAGCGATTACATAAAAATGAGTTTGTAGCTTATCAGGCATCAGCGCGGGGTGGCGTTGTGCGGGTACGTTTAGCCGGCGAACGCGTCTATTTAGGCGGTCAAGCAGTAACAGTTTTGCGTGGAGAGTTGACTTAA
- a CDS encoding ATP-binding protein has product MACDFISPIKALNTAIATHNPFNSPAAVKDSEIWSLIFPDITTVNNHASDDVFQAIEQVRTGQTKVISITISGDSGTGKSHLIHRIRHRLQVQSSGLFIYANAHQFTEVNLIRYQFLQLLVDSLRRQGSQGVLQCQQLATVMINEALKALTPMAKAFTAAELVRKLAGNSQAKNQNWVNQLTEAVFKTQPDVPEPDIVRALVWTLCNAQAPFAVKWLAGKSLASWKADELGLPNHSREERESTAWDTVVQILHLMSDYYPLIICFDDLDSTESSDNSLKRERVVASLIRRLWDSLQMSRLNHGVVILSTMTPATWTEKILTLPAGLVTYFSGKKEVIELNNITGDKIVELVSDWLEIFYTSKNLIPPTPVYPFDSGQLQSLGREQLTVRQVLEWCAENFRPVELDPLEKVEQAFEQAMSIELGEELSNNSLLAEAINFSFKTLIGQTVEGVKIEAVDGEVKPKSANQEYIQFIITGTQNENTVKIGVAVLQDTRAQSVAAGLKRLTQYGTFALSCGCFVRASEREIATHWQAYDYLTQLTVELGGKWVNLKLEDIKPLIAIWSLHRHRQADQFSETEIFEFIAQRRLAIDNPLIRGIVRGETPQATVEVVPEAETNEAVFVEQVEPADQRNLMRDFTKS; this is encoded by the coding sequence ATGGCTTGTGATTTTATCTCTCCGATTAAAGCGCTTAATACTGCCATCGCTACTCACAACCCATTTAATAGCCCGGCGGCTGTAAAAGATTCAGAGATTTGGAGTCTAATATTTCCGGATATTACTACAGTTAACAATCACGCTTCTGATGATGTTTTTCAAGCGATTGAGCAAGTGCGAACTGGGCAAACTAAAGTTATATCAATCACGATTTCTGGTGACAGTGGTACAGGGAAAAGTCACCTAATTCATCGCATTCGCCATCGGCTACAAGTTCAAAGCAGTGGCTTATTTATTTATGCCAACGCTCATCAATTCACTGAAGTTAATCTAATTCGCTACCAATTCCTGCAACTTCTCGTTGATAGCTTGAGACGCCAAGGAAGTCAAGGTGTTTTACAGTGTCAGCAACTTGCAACCGTGATGATTAACGAAGCTTTAAAAGCGCTGACTCCTATGGCGAAAGCGTTTACTGCTGCCGAATTGGTGAGAAAACTAGCGGGGAACTCCCAGGCAAAAAATCAAAACTGGGTAAACCAGTTAACAGAAGCTGTTTTCAAAACGCAACCTGATGTACCTGAACCGGATATTGTTCGAGCATTAGTGTGGACACTTTGCAACGCACAAGCGCCTTTTGCGGTGAAATGGTTAGCCGGCAAATCCCTGGCATCTTGGAAGGCAGATGAGTTGGGATTACCGAATCACAGCCGCGAGGAACGAGAATCCACCGCTTGGGATACGGTGGTACAAATTCTGCATTTAATGAGTGATTATTATCCGCTGATTATTTGTTTTGATGACTTGGATTCGACAGAAAGCAGCGATAACAGTTTGAAGCGGGAACGGGTGGTGGCAAGCTTAATCAGGCGTTTATGGGATAGCCTTCAGATGAGTCGCCTCAATCATGGGGTTGTGATTCTTTCGACAATGACACCGGCAACCTGGACTGAGAAAATTTTGACTCTGCCGGCTGGACTTGTCACTTATTTTTCAGGCAAAAAAGAAGTTATTGAATTAAATAATATTACTGGAGATAAAATTGTCGAGTTAGTCAGTGACTGGCTGGAAATCTTTTATACATCTAAAAACTTAATCCCGCCTACGCCGGTTTATCCCTTTGATAGCGGTCAATTACAATCTCTAGGTCGAGAACAACTGACAGTACGGCAGGTTTTAGAGTGGTGTGCAGAAAATTTTCGCCCTGTTGAGCTTGATCCTTTGGAAAAAGTGGAACAAGCTTTTGAGCAAGCAATGAGTATTGAACTCGGCGAGGAATTGAGTAATAATTCTTTGCTGGCTGAAGCGATTAACTTTAGCTTTAAAACATTAATCGGTCAGACTGTGGAAGGCGTAAAAATAGAAGCGGTTGACGGTGAGGTGAAACCCAAATCAGCCAATCAAGAATATATTCAATTTATAATCACCGGCACGCAAAATGAAAATACTGTCAAGATAGGCGTGGCTGTGCTTCAGGATACTCGCGCTCAAAGTGTGGCAGCAGGATTAAAACGTTTAACACAATATGGAACTTTCGCACTAAGTTGCGGTTGTTTCGTTCGCGCTTCAGAGCGAGAAATTGCTACTCACTGGCAAGCTTATGATTATCTCACCCAGCTTACAGTTGAACTGGGGGGAAAATGGGTAAATTTGAAATTAGAAGATATTAAGCCGTTGATCGCAATTTGGTCACTTCACCGGCATCGTCAAGCCGATCAATTTAGTGAGACGGAAATTTTTGAATTTATTGCTCAAAGAAGGTTGGCAATAGATAATCCTTTAATTCGAGGAATTGTCAGAGGAGAAACTCCTCAAGCTACCGTTGAAGTTGTTCCTGAAGCGGAAACGAATGAGGCAGTGTTTGTAGAGCAAGTGGAGCCGGCAGATCAGCGGAATTTGATGAGAGATTTTACAAAGTCCTGA